The Streptomyces sp. NBC_01275 genome has a segment encoding these proteins:
- a CDS encoding AMP-binding protein yields the protein MSSIGQSVGEQGADVPAAASERVRELLARFGSPGACAAELLCDRHPADAVAFTVIEADLSARDLTFGELRRDSARCAAALAGIGVDPGDAVAVLMGKSADLIVALLGIWRRGAVHVPLFTAFAPPAIALRLEASTAKAVVVDADQRHKLAPGEDMPADAPWQVVVAGGEPAEGELSFDRLLGACRGDEPEGQAVAVGGDAALVHLFTSGTTGTPKGVPVPVKALASFQAYLEFGLDVRPDDVFWNAADPGWAYGLYYAILGPLAAGHRSLLLHSGFSSALTWQVMRDFGVTNFAAAPTVYRSLRSAPEPVPDGLRLRAASSAGEPLTPEVITWAEQALGVPVRDHYGQTEHGMVIANGWADAVRSPVRPGSMGRPLPGWSAEVLHDERDEPSPAETAGRVAIKVADSPLMWFSGYAGAPEKTAERFTADGQWYLTGDAGTRDEDGYFFFSARDDDVIIMAGYRIGPFDVESVLLQHELVTDVAVVGVPDALRGEVLEAFVVLRAGAVGDDTLTKELKQLVKSRFAAHAYPRTIHFTDGLPKTPSGKIQRFVLRKQRRDELDGH from the coding sequence ATGAGCAGCATCGGTCAATCCGTCGGTGAACAAGGGGCTGACGTTCCGGCCGCTGCGTCGGAGCGGGTCCGGGAACTGCTGGCCCGGTTCGGCTCTCCGGGGGCATGTGCTGCGGAGTTGCTGTGCGACCGGCACCCTGCCGACGCCGTGGCTTTCACTGTCATCGAGGCGGATCTGTCGGCCCGCGATCTCACCTTTGGCGAACTCCGGCGTGACTCGGCGCGATGCGCCGCCGCTCTGGCCGGAATCGGTGTCGACCCTGGCGACGCCGTGGCCGTTCTGATGGGCAAGTCGGCCGACCTGATCGTGGCGCTTCTGGGTATCTGGCGGCGCGGTGCGGTGCACGTTCCGCTGTTCACCGCTTTCGCGCCGCCGGCCATCGCCCTGCGCCTGGAGGCGAGCACGGCGAAGGCCGTCGTCGTCGACGCCGATCAGCGGCACAAGCTCGCTCCCGGCGAGGACATGCCCGCCGACGCCCCGTGGCAGGTCGTGGTCGCGGGCGGTGAACCGGCCGAAGGCGAGTTGTCGTTCGACCGCCTGCTCGGCGCGTGTCGCGGAGACGAGCCGGAGGGCCAGGCGGTCGCCGTCGGCGGGGACGCGGCGCTGGTCCATCTGTTCACCTCCGGCACCACCGGGACACCGAAGGGCGTTCCCGTCCCGGTCAAGGCGCTGGCGTCGTTCCAGGCATACCTGGAGTTCGGCCTGGATGTCCGGCCCGACGACGTGTTCTGGAACGCCGCCGACCCGGGCTGGGCCTACGGGCTGTACTACGCCATCCTCGGCCCGCTGGCCGCGGGCCACCGGAGCCTGCTGCTGCACTCCGGCTTCTCGTCGGCGCTGACCTGGCAGGTCATGCGCGACTTCGGCGTCACGAACTTCGCCGCGGCCCCGACCGTCTACCGCAGCCTGCGAAGTGCCCCGGAGCCCGTGCCGGACGGTCTGCGGCTGCGCGCCGCCTCTTCCGCCGGTGAGCCTCTCACGCCCGAGGTCATCACTTGGGCCGAGCAGGCGCTCGGCGTCCCCGTGCGCGACCACTACGGTCAGACCGAGCACGGCATGGTGATCGCCAACGGTTGGGCCGACGCCGTACGATCCCCGGTCCGGCCGGGATCTATGGGCAGGCCTCTGCCCGGCTGGTCGGCCGAGGTCCTGCACGACGAACGGGACGAACCCTCCCCGGCGGAGACGGCAGGCCGCGTCGCGATCAAGGTGGCCGACAGCCCGCTGATGTGGTTCTCCGGATACGCCGGCGCCCCGGAGAAGACCGCCGAACGCTTCACCGCCGACGGCCAGTGGTACCTCACCGGCGACGCCGGAACCCGGGACGAGGACGGCTACTTCTTCTTCTCCGCTCGCGACGACGACGTCATCATCATGGCCGGGTACCGCATCGGCCCCTTCGACGTCGAGAGCGTTCTGCTGCAGCACGAGCTGGTGACCGATGTCGCGGTCGTCGGAGTGCCTGATGCGCTGCGTGGGGAGGTGCTCGAAGCGTTCGTGGTGCTGCGTGCCGGCGCGGTCGGCGACGACACACTCACCAAGGAGCTGAAGCAGCTGGTCAAGTCGCGTTTCGCCGCCCACGCCTACCCGCGCACCATCCACTTCACCGACGGACTCCCGAAGACCCCCAGCGGGAAGATCCAGCGCTTCGTCCTGCGCAAACAGCGCCGTGACGAACTGGACGGCCACTGA
- a CDS encoding fumarylacetoacetate hydrolase family protein: protein MYLMRIGAVGTERPVARVDDNTYVDLSDVVIDFGETFFGTGGLDRVRPVVAERAAAGQVFRLTGERIGAPIARPHQILCIGLNYRDHAAESGMAVPDEPILFTKSPNTLVGPNDDVRIPRGSTKPDWEVELGIVIGRRTSYLGSMEEARDAIAGYVVVNDVSERAFQLERGGQWAKGKSAETFNPAGPWLATADEIDDVLALDMWLDVNRVRRQNGNTKTMIFEPYFIVHYLSQFMVLEPGDLINTGTPPGVGMGFDPPLWLKPGDVMELGISGLGAQCQRVVGPR from the coding sequence GTGTACCTCATGCGCATCGGTGCCGTCGGCACCGAGAGGCCCGTTGCCCGCGTGGACGACAACACATACGTAGACCTGTCCGACGTCGTCATCGACTTCGGCGAGACGTTCTTCGGGACCGGCGGGCTCGACCGGGTACGTCCTGTAGTGGCCGAGCGCGCAGCGGCGGGCCAGGTGTTTCGCCTCACCGGGGAGCGCATCGGCGCCCCCATCGCGCGACCGCACCAGATTCTCTGCATCGGCCTCAACTACCGCGACCACGCGGCTGAATCCGGGATGGCGGTGCCGGACGAACCGATACTGTTCACCAAGTCGCCCAACACCCTCGTCGGTCCCAACGACGATGTGCGCATCCCGCGCGGCTCCACCAAGCCCGACTGGGAGGTGGAGCTCGGTATTGTCATCGGCCGGCGCACCAGTTACCTCGGCTCAATGGAAGAGGCGCGCGACGCCATCGCCGGGTACGTCGTCGTCAACGACGTCAGTGAGCGTGCCTTCCAGTTGGAACGCGGTGGGCAGTGGGCCAAGGGCAAGTCCGCCGAGACCTTCAACCCCGCCGGGCCTTGGCTGGCGACCGCCGATGAGATCGACGACGTCCTCGCGCTCGACATGTGGCTGGACGTCAACAGGGTGCGCCGCCAGAACGGCAACACGAAAACGATGATCTTCGAACCGTACTTCATCGTGCATTACCTGAGCCAGTTCATGGTCCTGGAGCCCGGCGACCTCATCAACACAGGCACTCCGCCCGGCGTCGGCATGGGCTTCGACCCGCCGCTGTGGCTCAAGCCCGGTGACGTGATGGAGCTGGGCATCAGCGGCCTCGGCGCACAGTGCCAGCGCGTCGTCGGGCCCCGGTGA
- a CDS encoding zinc-binding dehydrogenase yields MRAFVVTAPRTYEVQDLPKPSAAPGEVVVDVERVGVCGTDVELFTGDMAYLHQGLAAYPLRLGHEWSGRVASVGQGVDAGWLGRRVTGDTMLGCGTCRRCVRGQQHVCERREELGVRGPRPGALAEQVAVPASSLHALPASVDAVLGALVEPGGNALRAARAAVPDRNKRVLVLGPGTIGLLVAMFARAMGADVHLMGETQSSLDFAGSLGFERLWREGTLPDLPFDAVVDASNASQLPALALELVEPGGRVVYIGLAREPSGIDTRTLALKDVTAVGVLSASPALDATVTAYADGLVNPRPLLGATVSLDQVGSVLAGDRPAGGGAGPKIHVDPRLSGE; encoded by the coding sequence ATGCGGGCATTCGTCGTCACTGCTCCTCGCACGTACGAAGTCCAGGACCTGCCGAAGCCGTCCGCGGCACCCGGCGAGGTTGTGGTCGACGTCGAACGGGTCGGGGTCTGCGGGACCGACGTCGAGCTGTTCACGGGCGACATGGCCTACCTGCACCAGGGGTTGGCCGCCTACCCGCTGCGCCTGGGCCACGAATGGTCCGGCCGCGTCGCTTCCGTCGGGCAGGGCGTCGACGCCGGCTGGCTGGGGCGGCGCGTCACGGGGGACACCATGCTGGGCTGCGGGACGTGCCGCCGCTGCGTACGCGGTCAGCAGCACGTGTGCGAGCGACGGGAGGAACTCGGCGTCCGCGGCCCCCGGCCGGGAGCACTGGCCGAGCAAGTCGCCGTACCGGCATCCTCGTTGCACGCCCTGCCTGCATCCGTCGACGCAGTGCTCGGCGCCCTGGTGGAACCCGGCGGCAACGCCCTGCGCGCGGCCCGCGCCGCGGTGCCGGACCGGAACAAACGGGTACTGGTTCTCGGTCCGGGAACCATCGGGCTGCTGGTCGCGATGTTCGCGCGGGCCATGGGTGCCGACGTGCACCTCATGGGCGAGACACAGAGTTCCCTGGACTTCGCGGGCAGCCTCGGTTTCGAGCGGCTCTGGCGGGAGGGCACCCTCCCGGACCTTCCTTTCGACGCGGTCGTCGACGCCTCCAATGCTTCCCAACTGCCCGCTCTGGCACTGGAGTTGGTGGAGCCTGGTGGCCGCGTTGTCTACATCGGTCTGGCCCGCGAACCGAGCGGGATCGATACCCGCACGCTCGCGCTCAAGGACGTCACCGCGGTCGGTGTGCTCTCGGCGTCTCCCGCCCTCGACGCGACCGTCACCGCGTATGCGGACGGGCTCGTGAATCCCCGGCCGTTGCTGGGGGCGACCGTGAGCCTGGACCAGGTCGGGTCAGTACTCGCCGGTGATCGCCCCGCGGGTGGGGGAGCCGGCCCGAAGATCCATGTCGACCCGCGCCTGAGCGGGGAGTGA
- a CDS encoding IclR family transcriptional regulator produces MGSDRVLAVLKELARHPDGAGLDELTRVIASPKPTVHRALQSLRRAGLADQDARGHYLLGDEFLRMAFVHHEARPEHVRVRPVLEALAERFNETAHYAVLDGQEVVYRAKVDPPAGAVRLTSTVGGRNPAHATGVGKLLLAHELRSLADVRAWIGDDLLERRTPRTRCTATELHREFETTRERGYALDDQENEPGVNCLALPVYATSATAPSGAVSISALTYRTPLNALVGAYDEVRGLLGPLGEPLR; encoded by the coding sequence GTGGGATCCGATCGGGTGCTCGCCGTCCTCAAGGAACTCGCGCGCCACCCGGACGGCGCGGGCTTGGACGAGCTGACGCGCGTGATCGCCAGCCCCAAGCCGACCGTGCACCGCGCCCTGCAGTCTCTGCGCCGAGCGGGTCTCGCCGACCAGGACGCCCGGGGGCACTACCTGCTCGGGGACGAGTTCCTGCGCATGGCCTTCGTTCACCATGAGGCGCGCCCTGAGCATGTCCGCGTACGGCCCGTCTTGGAGGCACTGGCCGAGCGGTTCAACGAGACCGCGCACTACGCGGTGCTCGACGGCCAGGAGGTCGTCTACCGCGCCAAGGTCGACCCGCCAGCCGGCGCGGTCCGCCTGACCTCCACGGTCGGGGGCCGCAACCCTGCGCACGCCACCGGTGTCGGAAAGCTGCTGCTCGCACACGAGTTGAGGTCCCTCGCCGACGTCAGGGCCTGGATCGGCGACGACCTTCTGGAGCGACGCACCCCGCGGACGCGCTGTACGGCCACCGAACTGCACCGGGAGTTCGAGACCACCCGGGAGCGGGGTTACGCCCTGGACGACCAGGAGAACGAACCTGGTGTCAACTGCCTGGCGCTGCCCGTGTACGCGACCTCGGCGACGGCCCCGTCCGGAGCGGTGAGCATCAGCGCGCTGACCTATCGCACGCCGCTGAACGCGCTGGTCGGCGCGTACGACGAAGTCCGCGGGCTGCTCGGCCCGTTGGGAGAACCGCTCCGCTGA
- a CDS encoding LuxR C-terminal-related transcriptional regulator, whose translation MLLMISPFSGTVGRLFAVALRRPMLRITWMADYPRKGAGAMRPISDISMRPDDGDAFRQALRLAQRRCDFPIAFGGPVQSAVLHLTQHIGVQTAGLRGLSVFAATGLGGHVLVERRPAAVADYGSDDSITHDYDAPVLAERIRSVVAVPVVVSGSVRGVLYGATRASTPLGDRAADAMVGASRQLATELALRDEVDRRLKLRLASETGSGRGTSHGAAEEIRELHAELRVIAQAVQDDTLRDRLLDASQRLAGLGAAQKPQVRSLLSPREIDTLAQVSLGCSNIEAAARLSLRPETVKAYLRSAMRKLDARTRFEAVVGARRGGLLP comes from the coding sequence ATGCTGCTCATGATCAGCCCCTTTTCTGGCACGGTCGGCCGACTCTTTGCGGTGGCGCTACGGCGACCTATGCTCCGGATCACGTGGATGGCCGACTACCCCCGGAAAGGGGCAGGGGCAATGAGGCCCATTTCGGATATATCGATGCGTCCTGACGATGGTGACGCGTTTCGGCAGGCGCTGCGACTGGCCCAGCGGCGCTGCGACTTCCCCATCGCCTTCGGCGGCCCGGTCCAAAGTGCAGTCCTTCACCTGACACAGCACATCGGGGTTCAGACGGCGGGGCTGCGTGGACTCTCCGTCTTCGCCGCCACCGGCCTGGGCGGGCATGTCCTCGTGGAGCGCCGCCCCGCCGCCGTGGCGGACTACGGATCGGACGACTCCATCACCCACGACTACGACGCCCCCGTCCTGGCGGAACGTATCCGCTCCGTCGTGGCCGTTCCCGTCGTCGTGTCCGGTTCGGTACGCGGGGTGCTGTACGGAGCGACACGCGCCTCGACGCCGCTCGGGGACCGTGCAGCCGACGCCATGGTCGGCGCCTCACGGCAACTGGCGACCGAACTCGCCCTGCGGGACGAGGTCGATCGGCGGCTGAAGCTCCGGCTGGCCTCGGAAACCGGATCGGGCCGCGGCACGAGCCACGGCGCGGCCGAGGAGATCCGCGAACTGCACGCGGAGCTCCGCGTCATCGCGCAGGCAGTGCAGGACGACACACTGCGCGATCGGCTCCTCGACGCATCCCAGCGTTTGGCCGGCCTCGGCGCAGCACAGAAACCGCAGGTCCGTTCACTGCTCTCGCCCCGCGAGATCGATACCCTGGCGCAGGTGTCCCTGGGATGCAGCAACATCGAGGCGGCCGCTCGTCTGTCTCTCCGGCCGGAAACGGTCAAGGCCTACCTGCGCAGCGCCATGCGCAAGCTCGACGCCCGCACACGGTTCGAGGCCGTGGTGGGCGCCCGCCGCGGGGGCCTTCTCCCGTAG
- a CDS encoding carbohydrate ABC transporter permease, with translation MRFAFTRWTGYAEDISWNGLDNLRSMAEQGILAGAIEATLTYAVIAMIVQNAFSLTLALALQRSDRVNSVFRALFFLPVLIAPVAAGYIWSAIVAPAGPLNRAIGLVVPGFDYAWLGHGLSALATTAFIDAWKWSGLTTLVYIAGLNAIPRSVIESATVDGANAWQRFWRIRLRLLAPAFTFTIVVTLIGALSAFDIIMATTRGGPGDATTVLNIAVFTQYGGGFFGTASALSLVVTALVAGIALPLIAFLRSREIEV, from the coding sequence GTGCGCTTCGCGTTCACCCGATGGACCGGCTATGCCGAAGACATCAGCTGGAACGGCCTCGACAACCTACGGAGCATGGCCGAGCAGGGCATCCTGGCAGGCGCGATCGAGGCCACACTCACGTACGCGGTCATCGCCATGATCGTCCAGAACGCCTTCAGCCTCACCCTGGCCCTGGCACTGCAGCGTTCCGATCGTGTCAACAGTGTCTTCCGCGCCCTGTTCTTCCTCCCGGTCCTCATCGCACCGGTCGCCGCGGGATATATCTGGTCCGCCATCGTCGCCCCGGCGGGACCGCTCAACAGGGCCATCGGCCTGGTCGTACCGGGCTTCGACTACGCCTGGTTGGGGCACGGCCTCAGCGCCTTGGCCACCACGGCCTTCATCGACGCCTGGAAGTGGAGCGGGTTGACGACGTTGGTCTACATCGCCGGACTCAACGCGATCCCACGGTCCGTCATCGAATCCGCGACGGTGGACGGCGCGAACGCCTGGCAGCGGTTCTGGCGCATCCGCCTTCGCCTCCTGGCGCCGGCCTTCACCTTCACAATCGTCGTGACACTCATCGGGGCGCTGAGCGCCTTCGACATCATCATGGCGACGACCCGCGGAGGTCCCGGCGATGCCACCACAGTGCTCAACATCGCGGTGTTCACACAGTACGGCGGGGGCTTCTTCGGAACCGCGAGTGCGTTGAGCCTGGTGGTGACCGCGTTGGTGGCAGGGATCGCCCTTCCGCTGATCGCGTTCCTGCGCAGTCGAGAGATCGAGGTGTGA
- a CDS encoding SDR family NAD(P)-dependent oxidoreductase, translating into MMTTPARTALVTGGAGGLGAAIAERLRADGITTTTLDLAGTAADIGVDVTDESALRQLAVDIGPVDILVNSAGIVGPNTPLVDTMPEQWRRVLDVNVIGTVNTMRAFVPGMRERGWGRVVNFASMAGKDGNPNLSAYSASKAAVIALTKSAGKELATSGVLVNVVTPAVIATPMNDSTAPDVLEHITGLIPMQRIGRPEEVAELVAFLTSDRVSFSTGAVYDISGGRATY; encoded by the coding sequence ATGATGACGACCCCTGCCAGGACCGCCCTCGTCACCGGCGGCGCCGGCGGACTCGGTGCCGCCATCGCCGAACGCCTGCGAGCCGACGGCATCACGACGACCACCCTCGACCTCGCCGGTACCGCGGCCGACATCGGGGTGGACGTGACGGACGAGTCCGCGCTGCGTCAACTGGCTGTCGACATAGGGCCGGTGGACATCTTGGTCAACTCGGCCGGCATCGTCGGACCGAACACCCCGCTCGTCGACACCATGCCCGAGCAGTGGCGCCGTGTCCTCGACGTCAACGTCATCGGGACCGTGAACACCATGCGCGCCTTCGTGCCCGGCATGCGCGAGCGTGGCTGGGGCCGCGTCGTCAACTTCGCCAGCATGGCGGGCAAGGACGGCAACCCCAACTTGTCCGCCTACTCCGCGTCCAAGGCCGCAGTCATCGCCTTGACCAAGTCCGCCGGCAAGGAGCTGGCCACCAGCGGCGTCCTGGTGAACGTCGTCACACCGGCCGTCATCGCCACGCCCATGAACGATTCCACCGCCCCCGACGTGCTGGAACACATCACCGGACTCATTCCGATGCAACGTATCGGGCGCCCGGAGGAGGTGGCCGAACTCGTCGCGTTCCTCACCTCCGACCGCGTCAGCTTCTCCACCGGCGCCGTCTATGACATCAGCGGTGGCAGGGCGACCTATTGA
- a CDS encoding carbohydrate ABC transporter permease, whose protein sequence is MAGIATGSRPQPQAVVRRRPAVRVSRKGLWETTRAVLLTTVAVGWIGIPLWLLLVNSVKPLREASVLGLGLPKAWSLIDNYSTVIHEGRYGTAVMNSVLIAVPTIASAVLLGSLAAWAYARSRSTTMKFAYNLTVLSILLPPAVLPTIYELQLTGLDGTRLGYFLVMTGTRLGTVVFLATGFIRAMPAELEDAAEVDGAGRLQIYRHVILPLLLPVLLVGSMILIITVWNEFFFAAFLLQGSERATLPVALYQFASASPDTSIVRWNLIFAHVVLTSLPLVVAYLFVQRRIVSGLSEGAIKG, encoded by the coding sequence ATGGCCGGCATCGCTACTGGCTCTCGGCCTCAGCCTCAGGCGGTGGTTCGCCGACGTCCAGCAGTCCGTGTCAGTCGGAAGGGCCTCTGGGAGACCACCCGAGCCGTGCTCCTGACGACTGTCGCTGTGGGCTGGATCGGAATCCCGCTGTGGCTCCTGCTGGTGAACTCGGTCAAGCCCCTCAGAGAGGCCAGTGTGCTCGGGCTCGGGCTGCCGAAAGCCTGGAGCCTCATCGACAACTACTCCACGGTCATCCACGAGGGCCGTTACGGCACGGCCGTCATGAACAGCGTTCTCATCGCCGTGCCGACCATCGCCTCGGCGGTACTTCTCGGTTCGCTGGCGGCATGGGCGTACGCGAGATCGCGCAGTACGACGATGAAGTTCGCCTACAACCTCACGGTGCTGTCGATCCTGCTTCCGCCAGCCGTCCTCCCGACCATCTACGAGCTGCAGTTGACCGGCCTGGACGGCACGCGGCTCGGCTACTTTCTCGTCATGACCGGGACCCGCCTGGGAACGGTCGTCTTCCTCGCCACCGGTTTCATCCGGGCGATGCCGGCCGAACTGGAGGACGCCGCGGAGGTCGACGGCGCGGGCAGACTTCAGATCTACCGGCACGTCATTCTTCCGCTGTTGCTTCCTGTGCTCTTGGTCGGATCCATGATCCTGATCATCACCGTCTGGAACGAGTTCTTCTTCGCGGCGTTCCTTCTTCAGGGCAGCGAAAGGGCAACCCTCCCGGTGGCCCTATACCAGTTCGCATCGGCGTCGCCGGACACGTCGATCGTGCGATGGAACCTGATCTTCGCGCACGTCGTGCTCACGAGCCTGCCGCTCGTCGTCGCCTACCTGTTCGTCCAGCGGCGGATCGTCTCGGGGCTTTCCGAAGGCGCGATCAAGGGATAG
- a CDS encoding acyl-CoA dehydrogenase family protein yields MPVSRLLPTEEAADLLDLTREIAERHLAPRAAEHEAAERFPREVFRTLGRSGLLALPYPVEYGGGGQPYEVYLQVVEEIAARWASVAVGMSVHALSCFPLATHGTDAQRERLLPQLLAGDLLGAYCLSETHAGSDPAAMTSRARRDGDAYVLRGAKAWTTHGGHADFYTVMARTSDDRARGVSCFLVPADVSGLQADPPERKMGLTGSATATMRFDDVRVPDDRLIGEKGQGLAIALEGLDAGRLGIAAVAVGLAQGALDDALTYAQQRETFGRKIIDHQAIAFLLADMEAAVTSARATVLAAARRKDAGLPYGRQASIAKLVATDAAMWITTEAVQIFGGTGYTSDFPVERYMREAKVMQIFEGTNQIQRMVISRDLARGNPGPTTHVVPVAPTEVHP; encoded by the coding sequence ATGCCTGTCTCACGCCTGCTGCCGACCGAAGAGGCGGCGGACCTGCTCGACCTGACACGCGAGATCGCCGAGCGTCACCTGGCGCCCCGCGCCGCGGAGCACGAAGCGGCGGAACGCTTCCCTCGCGAGGTGTTCCGGACGCTCGGCCGGTCCGGTCTCCTCGCCCTGCCGTACCCCGTCGAATACGGCGGCGGTGGACAGCCGTACGAGGTGTATCTGCAGGTCGTCGAGGAGATCGCGGCCCGTTGGGCGAGCGTCGCCGTCGGGATGAGCGTGCACGCGCTGTCCTGCTTCCCGCTGGCCACGCACGGCACCGACGCTCAACGCGAGCGCCTGCTGCCGCAGTTGCTGGCCGGCGACCTGCTCGGGGCCTACTGTCTGTCCGAGACGCATGCGGGCTCGGATCCGGCCGCCATGACCAGCCGGGCCCGGCGCGACGGTGACGCGTACGTGCTGCGCGGTGCCAAGGCATGGACGACGCACGGCGGGCACGCGGACTTCTACACGGTCATGGCGCGCACCTCCGACGACCGGGCGCGAGGCGTCTCCTGCTTCCTCGTGCCGGCTGACGTATCAGGTCTCCAGGCCGATCCACCGGAGCGCAAGATGGGCCTGACCGGGTCGGCCACCGCGACCATGCGCTTCGATGACGTCCGGGTGCCGGACGACCGGCTCATCGGGGAGAAGGGCCAGGGACTTGCGATCGCGCTCGAGGGCCTGGACGCCGGCCGGCTCGGTATCGCCGCGGTGGCCGTAGGACTGGCTCAGGGCGCGCTGGACGACGCGCTCACCTACGCCCAGCAGCGGGAGACCTTCGGCCGCAAGATCATCGATCACCAGGCGATCGCCTTCCTGCTCGCCGATATGGAGGCGGCGGTCACGTCCGCCCGGGCGACCGTGCTGGCCGCGGCACGCCGCAAGGACGCCGGGCTTCCCTACGGCCGACAGGCCAGTATCGCCAAACTCGTCGCCACCGACGCCGCGATGTGGATCACCACCGAGGCGGTCCAGATCTTCGGGGGCACCGGCTACACCAGTGACTTCCCCGTGGAGCGCTACATGCGGGAAGCCAAGGTCATGCAGATCTTCGAAGGAACCAACCAGATCCAGCGCATGGTCATCAGCCGCGACCTCGCCCGCGGCAACCCCGGCCCCACCACCCACGTCGTGCCCGTCGCGCCCACGGAGGTCCACCCATGA
- a CDS encoding IlvD/Edd family dehydratase, which yields MKLRSSQWYAGQDRNAYIHRAWMRRGVPDDAFADRPQIAIANTASDLTPCNAHLNEVAASVRNGVYEAGGIPLDLPVVSLGETNVRPTAMLWRNMAAMATEEMLRANPIDGVVLLGGCDKTIPSLLMAAASVDLPAVVVPGGPMLTGTFRGRPLGCGTDVWKLSEEVRGGTLTQEDFTRSESAMIRSRGHCNTMGTASTMALVAEALGTVIPGTAGTPAPDSRLLQAAHGTGRLAVEMVGADRRPATFLTRASFHNAIVALAAVGGSTNAVVHLLAIAGRLGIDLVLDDFDRIGSRVPVLVDLQPAGRFLMEDFHRAGGLLAVLREIRDLLDPEALTVTGQPLVNYLEDALIWDGEVIRPSEQPLVAHGGIAVLRGDLAPDGALIKPAAASPHLLKHRGRAVVFDSIEDFHARIDDPDLDVDANSVLVLRGCGPKGYPGMPEVSNMPLPKKLLEQGVRDMVRVCDGRMSGTAYGTVVLHVAPEAAAGGPLALVRTGDVVSLDVAARRIDLDVSEDELAHRTPNKATLDGFAAPRRGWQRLYVDHVQQADTGADLDFLIGSSGSDVSRESH from the coding sequence GTGAAGCTTCGAAGCTCACAGTGGTACGCGGGCCAGGACCGCAACGCCTACATCCACCGGGCCTGGATGCGCCGGGGCGTACCGGATGACGCCTTCGCCGACCGGCCGCAGATCGCCATCGCCAACACGGCCTCGGATCTGACCCCTTGCAACGCGCACCTGAACGAGGTCGCGGCCTCCGTCCGCAATGGTGTGTACGAGGCGGGCGGCATCCCGCTGGACCTGCCCGTGGTGTCGCTCGGCGAGACCAACGTGCGGCCGACCGCCATGCTCTGGCGCAACATGGCCGCGATGGCCACCGAGGAGATGCTCCGGGCCAACCCCATCGACGGCGTCGTCCTGTTGGGCGGCTGCGACAAGACGATCCCATCGCTGCTGATGGCCGCCGCCTCGGTGGACCTGCCCGCCGTCGTCGTGCCAGGCGGCCCGATGCTCACCGGGACCTTCCGCGGCAGGCCGCTCGGCTGCGGCACCGACGTGTGGAAGCTGTCGGAAGAGGTGAGGGGCGGCACCCTCACCCAGGAGGACTTCACCCGCTCCGAGTCCGCGATGATCCGCAGCCGGGGCCACTGCAACACCATGGGCACCGCCTCCACCATGGCCCTGGTCGCCGAGGCCCTCGGCACAGTGATACCCGGTACGGCCGGAACCCCCGCGCCCGACAGCCGCCTGCTGCAAGCCGCACATGGCACCGGGCGCCTCGCCGTCGAGATGGTCGGCGCCGACCGCCGCCCCGCAACCTTCCTGACCAGGGCGTCCTTCCACAACGCGATCGTGGCGCTGGCCGCCGTCGGCGGTTCGACCAACGCGGTCGTCCACCTTCTCGCCATCGCAGGCCGCCTCGGCATCGATCTCGTCCTCGACGACTTCGACCGCATCGGCTCGCGCGTCCCGGTACTCGTCGATCTGCAGCCCGCCGGCCGCTTCCTCATGGAGGACTTCCACCGCGCCGGTGGGCTCCTCGCCGTCCTGCGCGAGATCCGCGACCTGCTCGACCCCGAGGCCCTCACCGTCACCGGACAGCCCCTCGTCAACTACCTCGAGGACGCGCTCATCTGGGACGGTGAGGTCATCCGCCCCAGCGAACAGCCTCTGGTCGCCCACGGAGGCATCGCCGTCCTGCGCGGGGATCTCGCCCCCGACGGCGCCCTCATCAAACCCGCTGCCGCCTCTCCCCACCTGCTCAAGCACCGAGGCCGGGCCGTCGTCTTCGACTCCATCGAGGACTTCCACGCCCGCATCGACGACCCCGACCTGGACGTCGACGCCAACTCCGTCCTCGTCCTGCGCGGCTGCGGACCCAAGGGCTACCCGGGCATGCCCGAGGTCTCCAACATGCCCCTGCCGAAGAAGCTGCTGGAGCAGGGCGTGCGCGACATGGTGCGCGTCTGCGACGGTCGGATGAGCGGCACCGCATACGGCACGGTGGTGCTGCACGTGGCCCCCGAAGCAGCAGCCGGCGGGCCGCTCGCCCTCGTCCGCACCGGGGACGTCGTCAGCCTCGACGTCGCGGCCCGCCGCATCGACCTCGACGTATCCGAGGACGAACTGGCCCACCGCACCCCGAACAAGGCCACCCTCGACGGCTTCGCCGCCCCGCGCCGCGGCTGGCAACGCCTCTATGTCGACCACGTGCAACAGGCCGACACCGGCGCCGACCTCGACTTCCTCATCGGCTCCAGCGGCTCCGACGTCAGCCGCGAATCCCACTGA